A stretch of DNA from Vanacampus margaritifer isolate UIUO_Vmar chromosome 1, RoL_Vmar_1.0, whole genome shotgun sequence:
CAATGATGCGCTGGCTCTCTTCCAGCTGGCCAGCCACCTTAAGAATGTGTCTGTTATAATAAGGTAAAGGACGTTTTTGTCAATATTAGCAACAGACATTTAGAAAGGAAGgtcaacaacacaaaaaaatcagtgCACAATTTGGATGTTGAAATTGTTTTGATAGGAAACACTATGAAAgtaaaatattctgtttcagggtCAAACTGCCAACTGACAATCTTAAAGCCTTGAACAGTACAGGCTATTTTCaagtttaatatttaaaatgtaaacatagaATCTTATTAATATTACTTCTGTGCATATAATTGTGTGACAACAGAGACCTATTTTCCCATGGATATGTTTCTCAGATTTTCAACATCAGGGCTTTCAGGTACACTAATCCAAAAGCCATATTTACAGATATTAAAGTGTTTGGGGCTACATGTTGCCAACTACGTCACCGGTGTACATCAGGCATGCGTGAGGCGACacctccagcagcagcagcaaaggtGTTGATCTCAATCTGTTTGAGAGATGTGTGTCCATTCTCCTCCTGCTCCCACATGTAGTCAGATCGATTCAGACCTAACACAATTGACTGGAAAGAAGGCAAAATTAGTAAATGACAGCCTGACACATTGATggtaaatgtatgtatgtaatcgGTGCCTAAGAACATTCCATAGTAATTTTTCAGATTAaaagctcatttgctcccaaaaacgtataaaaatgttctattttaaatattgccatggtcccaaaaacatatttatatatattttttgtttgtttgttttgtttctttatgctagagagcatacataaggctttgatgcagtatctgacctgaagaggtcgctgaaagcaatagtagttatttcaaaaacggccatcaggtggcaacagagtataagagatcaaccagggccattttgaaaaaagcccttttccccagtgttttcaataggtttgtcaataatgatgaaatttagctacattataatgttaattgctgatacatatacaaataaagaaaattctGAGGAAAGTAAAAACGATAATATTTCCTTTGGTAtgtcccatgtttttatagcaatagaacacaatattctgtgggccttgcaggatcagtcaaaatccagaaaaacagccaggagcgaagggggttgcttccgtgaaaatggctggaagtgaatgaggtAAGAGGAATGCGTACCAAAGACAGCAAAGGCTTGGAAGGGAAGCCCTTTCCTTTGGGGTTCCCTCTCTTTGAAATTACCTCTTGCAAACTCCCCTCTTTGTCCTTTTTAAAACTcatcttaaaacacatttttattccacgGCTTTTGATTCGAACCGGTCAATGATTTAGGGCAGTGTTTTTCAACCctcggtcctcgagtacccctaaccagccttttttttttttatgtctctaTGTTTTCTagtcaacacagctgaggatcgttatcaggcttcatgcagagttCGCTGATTAGCTGgtcatttgaaacacctgtgttggctgaaggagacacggaatacaggctggataggggtacttgaggaccacGATTGAGAACAACTGATTTAGAGTGTTTACTGTTTTAACCACGTAGCATCAGGACTTTGTAAATTGTGTGATTCAttgaaaagagaaacaaaaaaggTACAAAGATCCACCAACATTTTTGTAGCCACAAATTAGTATTTGGTAGTCACAAAATGAGAATTTGGTGATTTTAGTTCTACAAAATAATTCAGAACCTTTTCTACGCacgttaataataaaaataaaaaaaggcccTTGAGAGCACGTCTTATGATTTAATTGTATGGGGTCATTCCTTAGTTCACCAAGAATCTTAGTCTTAACTATATTGGACAATTATATCCTGAGCAATGTAATGTGATGTGATGAGATTGTGACACTTTGTGTTCCTCTTCCTTCCACCATGACTGTGCCACAGTCCCTGAAGGCAAGCTTAGCTAGACAAGCTTATACAGTATAGGCGGGCTCCCATACCTGCAACCGTCCTTCTTTAAGGACATGCTGGTGTATCTTGAACAACCTTGCAGTGAACGCATCCACAGTAATGGTGCTAgaatacaaacatatttcaaaataaaatttgttatccttagtaataatattttataggTAGTTACCGTACATATCACCTGACAAAGATGTAAAAATAATGGCTGTTTTGGAGAAGGTTATTCGAATATTCAATCTtcttcaaatatatttaaaaaaaaatatctcccTGACTTCATGATGAATCTATCCAGTTATGATGTGGGATTAGACCCCAATATCAAGTCGCCATCCCACTTGGCAAGAGCCTCTTGCAGGAAGTCAGGTTGCTGGCTGATCTTATCCACCAGTGTGTTGTAGTGAGGTTGCACTTCCATGGCTTGGAGGAAAACAGCTTTTGGCATAGGTGTAGATAAAAGTGTGATGGGAGCATAAGTCACCACCTAAAATACAAAGAACATTAATGATAGCAATGATAATTGCTTTGGCAAGAAATGTGTAGTCACAACTGGTTCCACACCCTAATGTATGAATGTAAAGAATGTTCTTCATTGGTCTATGATCCACCTTGCTAcagttttagtagtagtagttcaatGCAACAACACtcttacattttcaaataaaggaCATCATTATTCTCAAAAAGATGGTAACTTCTCACCTCTGATGAGTTGGGGGATTCTTTAAGCCTCACAAGGAAACCATGTATAGGTGCTGAATATTTTGCCACTTCCACCAGTTCATTTATCAGTTTTGTGTTCATCAGTAACTCATTCCGTGTTCCATCAGCCATTCTGATTGACATGTGGTATGTAAAAGACAGTCAAAGTAAATGGAAATATGTAGCATTGTAACTCACAGTAAAGCAGGATGCCAACTTGAAATTAAAAACACCAGGAACATCCACTTGTTCCTACCAAATTTTATCTAGTTCAGCGTCATTCATCAATCAAAACATAACACATTGTAAACCTTAATTTTGAGCTCCAATACATTATTCAATTAATGATTGGTTTAAAGTTACAGAATGCACCATGAAACAGACATTATTCAACACAGTATGCACACACAAAGAGCGTTTCTCCATGATATATGCATAAATGCACTGAAAATACTCAAACGCctgttttccaaaaaaaaaggcactgaTCCATGCAGCCATGCTATTTACTTAACAATCTTGTAACTGCACCTACTTTGGTGTAGGGTATTCCACAGATCCATACTACAGGGGGTGGGAGGGAATCTGTGTTTTTGAtcgttgtgtttgttttctcttacagaagcgtattgttgccacaccaagaaaaaaaaacaagagccaTATCCCGTTTTAACATGATAAATGTTAAATCATGAAAGTTatgtaaaaacgtgaaaaatATCATGTAAAAACGTGAAAGTTatgtaaaaacgtgaaaaatatcatgtaaaaacgtgaaaaaaTGCTTTGAAGCAGTAGTAGCAGAGGAACGGCGCGTCTGAAGAATGGATAACGCAGTTCATGTAAACGATTTGATTAAGTTCTATTTCATGTTTAGTTTAGGGCGTGGCGAGATTTTACAATTGCTAAACGCACAGTTGATAGCGTTGTAATAAGTATGCGTACTCTCAGACGGAATTTAAAGTGCATGGGACTGTACAGGAGAAAGAATCAATGGGACTCGCTGGAGGTAGCGTCATTTATCCTGGATCAGCTGGAGGGGCACGGATGGCTCCACGGCTACAAGCTACACAATCTCCACTGCTTTCAAGCCGGTTATGTTGTGACCCAGAGTACTGTGAGACATCTGTTGAAGTTTTTAGACCCCCGTGGTGTTGAGCAAAGGCGGAGAAATCGCCTGATCCGACGTGTTTACGTTAACCCTGGGCCTAATTTGATGCTGTCCCAGCTTTTTGGGCTATGCATGTAAGTCAAAAGTTGGGGTCAaaagaataacccaaaaaacaatattttggattgtgtggaaaaaacgaaacaaaaattacaacacatttttttggggttgttttatgTTATTCATTTCACCCAACTTTTGGGTTTAATAAATAACTCAAACGGGTCGGTCCCTAATTGaccatttgggttattttttatccAAAAGTGTGTACAGGCTCTTTCAAGCCATGGGGAATGTAAGTCTGTAACTGAAAGTGGACACCCACTAAACAGTATAGTAATTTCCAAATGAACGCCAATGCAGGTGTGATTTATAAAAGaatagcaaaataaaacaaattaaatgaagTTAGTAAGTGgcacattgtttattttaattttaaatagcaacacacaacaaaaacaaactcactGGTGATCTACTTTTCAAACGGACCGGGCTGCAAGCTACTCAAGTGGCCCTTGAGGCCTACTTGGCGCCCGTAGGCAGCATGTTGGTGACTCGTGACATACACATCATTTCGGGACAATCCCGGTCCATGAGTTAAGTGTGGATTAATTTAGACAGTATTTATCTATATTGTGACTGTACATCTACCGTGATTCAAGACTGATCCCTGATAGCCTTTGTCAATGTAATTGCTGCTTGCAGGTCCACTGCACCCTGTGCATGTGTCTTCAGTGAGTGCCTGAGGGCTTTGTGCAGGTGCTCCGGGCCAAGCAGTTGAAGGCGCAACAGAGTGTCGATCAGCTGCGTGCGAGCGTTAGCGATGAACGCGTGTGACAAGAACGAAGAGAGGCCTCCCCCACTTTTCGTAGTGTAGAGCGGGACTCGGACCATCCCGAGAACCTTGACATAAGAGAGAAAGACATGATGGTAAGCAGAGCATGGGATTGGGAAAATGGCTGCAATCTGTCATTCTCAAAGGACCAGGACACACATTACCTCCTGGCCATGATCTCTTGCTGTGGATACAGCCGCTTGCTCCACCTCCTTAATCTGCTCCTCCTCTAGCTTCTTCGCATAGAAGTGAGTGATGAGACGAGGGCAGGATGCGGTTCCTGGGGCATGACGAGCATCCAAATGATCGTCTTCAGATATAGAAAGAGCCACACCCAACTCCTCTTGTAATTCCCTACAAAGCCCCGCCTCCAGGCTCTCTTTTGACGGATTAACAAACCTAAAGGGGGTCAGAGGATCGGCGGTTAAAGGttagaaataaaatatgaaaacatttcaatgagTTCGAGCATATTGCTCCTCAGTGTGCTCAAATCAATATAGAAAACGGTCTGATTACAAAAGGCCAACAGGTGAAGTGTTCAACTCACGCGTCTCCAGGCAAATTGAGATTGGTGAGATCAGAGTTTCACTTAAGAATCACAGGGAAAtaattttctgaaccgcttatcctcacgagggtcacgagcatgctggagcctatcccagttgtcTTTGGGTggtaggcggggtacatcctgaactattacctctttttttttatgcagactGTGAAATACTCCTTCTAGGAGGCTTCTTCAAAGTGTTCATGAGGGATATGAGGATGTGTGCTTGCTAGTCTATTAAAGCAAGAATATGTAGTCACGAGACCTTAAAATAGAAGCTTCAAAATCACATAGATGGGGCACTGGCTTACAATAAGTAGAACATCACCTTGGTTTTTGCCTTGGTGTCCAGTGTCCACAGCAGGGATTGtcagaattcaattcaatccaatggatgaatttgaaatgaCTCCACCCTAGAGGATGTTGAATTGAACATTGCACATCCACCGATTAGTACTACTCAACTAAAATTGCACTTAAGCAGTCAACTTATGCAATGTGGTAGATAGATGTACCTTTCTGAAGTCacttataatttattttctttaatctATGCATTTCATAATGTTGAGGTAAGTAGGTTAAAACTCTTCGTTAGTAGCTCATCCGGAAGGACTTGGACTTTAAACTCAAAAGCAACTAGATATTGGAGAGATGCTAGTCTGCTGCCAAACGACTGTCGAGGGTCCGCTAAGCAAAGCATTGATCACCCCGCAGTTCAGCACTGTTCACAAACTGCTTCAAACCGAAAACTCTCTTTGAATGCCACATGCTGTGATTTGGTTAAATATCATATAGAAAATGTTGGATGTACaccagtgaaagagttaacctGTGGACTGTGGCCATAATAGGATTTATAAGACACGACACAAACACACCTTGTTTAGCATGCCGAGCATAGGCTATTTTCTAGTGTCTTTGCAGTGGCAACGTGTGAATGTTTGCTCTGGTTTATATCATTGGAcatggtgtgtgtgcgcgcgtgtcaTGAAAAGGGAGTCGAGGCACATGAAggaataaaacaaaagcaacactAGGAGAGACTCACCCGCCAGGGAAACCCAGCAGACCGTCAAAGCGCATCTGCATCTGTGGGATGTGACAGGACCGAGGCTGTTAAACATCTGCAGTACACACCAATGCTTACAAACGTGTAAACACCTTTAAGACGTATAATAGTGAGgagaatttgtttaaaaaaaacaaaaaaaacctaaaaacttaaaaaatatatatatataaatatatttcagaAATGGGCAGGATTTTTCTAAAGCATTCACAatttctgtatatatatatgtatgtttttttccccctctcaccAGTATGATATGTTTGATGGGAATCTTTCCAAAAAGCAGACTTTTTGTGTCAGAGTAGAGCATCGCATGACATGCGTGTCTGCAGTCTGAGCAGGCCAATGCCTCGGCCCTTGACAGCTGTCCATTCGCCATCTACGAGTACACAAGCAAAACAGTGTACTGCAATACAATATGAGACGCTTGTCACAGATCAGTGCGTTCTCATATCCCTGAACGTTGCCCTTCTACTATGCAGTGCCACCAAGACATCAGTCAAGTCCTTATATTGCTCTCCAGCTGTCATACTCAAGCTTTTACAAAGAGCTGTGTAAAATGAAGTTATGTGAATGTATCAATCCCAGAAGCATGCAGGAAGAGCTGGGTAGATACAGACTGCTTCATCGCCCCCTAAAGGTACAGGGTACAAGTAGCAGGGTCCTCTTCCACATTCATTCTctaaaccgcttgtcctcacaagggtcaggGACAGGGTACATACACCCTGATctggttgctagccaatcgcagggcccCTCCACCTCTCTCTCTgaaattaaaatagttgttgataaGTCACATATTTTCAGCCACAGTGACTGGGAGCTTTCATCAGGTGTGCCATGGGAATTGatcaaatttcacattttacttTGGTGCTGTGCTCTAAGATAGATagcctttattgtcattatacaaACAGATGCACATTATAAAACGAGATTCTCCTTTCAGTGCAGCAcatatgtaaaatataaattgatagATTCCTATACTAAATATAGAATATAAATCgaatataaaaatattcaaaatgtgaattgtaatatttgtttttattgtaaaatatgtgTCTTGGCTgttgagaatttttttctaatagTTCTAGTGATGATGCCAGTtacctttaaaaagtaacttactTTAGtaattacttgctttaaaaagtaacttagttattttattgaccacttgattttaaaagtaactaatcTAGGTTACGTTACTTTAATAGTTTCATTCAGCAGTTatgaacttaaaataaaaatcatacgtGGTTTTGCCACCTAATTGGAAATGCATTTCAATCAGTAATGGtaatgtttttttagttttttattaaaataaaataaagacaacctTTTCGCCTTACATTGGAACCtctgagtttgaacgtctcggaactcaaccaaaaaatctgagtaaaaaatgcctcggagttggACCACggtctcggagtttgaacacccgaGCAAAGCtgaacgggtagccgagtgaagccgagcaatgccgaatgctcacgctGTGGTCATTGAGACGAAGCGCTGCTAATTTTCCAGTCAGAGCGTGAACACTCGCGGAAGTGCTCCGTACATTCGcgagtgcatttggatttttctaTGACAATTTTCTTCAACATGGGCCCAAAGACAGAAActgtgccagtggcagcaaagaaaaacatacagtgctacgaaccacagtggatgtagaaagattatcgcgccgttgtaactaccgtgagtgactacttccgtaaatactgcCAAGAGGACCCCCTCTTAGGACCCCATAGTGGTCTAACAagatgcccaatgtaaaatacaccattAACGCaacgtagcattttttttaatccactgatcccaacacaccacaacaaaaaagctgaggcttttttttattgtgtaaataCTGTACCTGGTGTACAtgcaaaaaacataaatagaaattaaaataagataTTTCCGTTTTTTGAGCTTGGGAacgaattaattgcatttacattattttctatgagAAATGTTTCGaaagttgaacaattcggactttgaacacttcacaggaaagaattatgttcaaactccgaggtaccactgtaccaTAATTACTttctaatttatatatatataaaataaaggcagtcttttttacttgacttttaCTTTAACTAACTATTGATGTTTTAATGACGAGacatttataatgtacattaataaatataacaatTAAATGCGGGGACCTGCTGAAGTCTCAAAATCTGGTAGAACTTTTGAATGCAAATTGTGCCAcaatacatgtttgtttgtttgcttgcttgtCTTTAACGTAGTGTCTCTAgattttgttggtttgttgtggttattttattgttattcttTTGTGTCATGTGTTCTGTAAAGTTATTTGTTACAGCTGAAGCGCTTGTGAAGGTTGACTTAACAGTATCATATTTTGCATGTCACAGAAATACATTCTAAggttgaacaaatatattttgtaacaAATGACCACTGCCACAACAACGACAACAATTTAATAGATCATATAATCACAGAATGTGAAATGAGCTAAAAGTGTTGTGCTCACAACACCTGTTAATAACATTACAGACAGGTAAGCACCTCAAATAAACAGTGACTGACAGCTTAAGATAGCCTTTCAAACCCAGAAACAGGATACAACAACACGTCAAACAGAAACGACTGTTGGTTGAGCGAGTGAGGTACAAAGGGTaaagttgtatatttaaaaataatatggaaTTAGAAAAACCTAACCCCAGTCGGCACTGTGCTCTGCAACTTCCTGGATTTTCATGCATTTGGCAGTATTCAACTGGCAGATTGGATGCATAATCACGTGACTCTAAGTAGCCAATAGTGcaccaggaagtgactgcaTATGGTTGGACACGCGTGCAACGTGTGAATTTGCACAAAATCAGTTCCACAACAGAGTGACAGAGAGTGGACTCTGGATGAAACCGTGAAAAGCTACCTGCGCCTGTGTCAAAAATTCTTCTCGTAAAGCGATAATATACAGACGTTCTTCCAAAAGGTAACTGAGGGCTTCGTTTGGCATTAATGCAAATGCGATTCCAATAAGGCTTTCACTACACAATTAGAAACACGCCAGGATGGATGTAGTTGTGTACTAGGTTCTGCACTTCGTTAAAATCCAGTTAGCATGAGGCTAAAAGCTGCATTATTACGTGTCAAATaagccaaaatcaaaataagcatattAATAATGTTGTATGTGCATTTTCTGTATGTAAGTTGTGCcatttgttctgtttttccAAGTTAGTTTTAGGTTGGATACTCGATATTCGACGCCTCCGGGAGCTGTCGTTTATGACACGGAGTCAAACCAAAAACATTGTGTGGCCCTATTACAGAAATTACGGTTCGAtgcaaaggaaaaaacaacaataacaacgcTATATATccgggttgaaaaaaaatctgtcaaaagcAACGCGTTATATctggttttcaaaataaaagccatgtCATTGACAGGCAACTGTAAGTATGCCTCGTTATAATCTAGCACGTTTTTATATAATTTCGTCACATGGTAACAAAAAATTATGAGATCTGTGTCAACCAGTCAGCATTGTGCTATCATATTGCTATGAATATGACTCTTATCTCACAGGGAAGGTACAGCACAATCATTTTACACTGATTTTGAGTAAGACCTGGAAACTattgagctaaaatgctaattttgacaTATAAAAACTCAtacagaatattgaaaaatgtgaaattgaaaaacaagatCCGTATCTCATGCGAGAGGCCCAGCTCATGAGACAATTTCCTTGGTATTTGTTTGCATTCACGCTCAATGGTTGCTATATATTAGTGTTCTCACGATACCAAAATTTTGATATCGGTACTACACCTGTATAAAATACATCGATAGAGGTACTGAAACGGTACATCGACAAAAATcgaaaacatcagcaaaagcagcaaaattatttatattttttattaccggtaattaaaaatattaggatgcatacatgttaatttatgtaaatactgtatatatttatgtatatacagtactagGGGTttagcacgcaattctcgaattgattcgatatgaggccaaatcgatttttaagcataaaattttaatgaaaatattcaacaaaacgtcttacttagggttaggattcacacattaagcatggaagaatgttatattaatggaacattaagtcttaatattttatttcagtgctgttcaaacatgaaacagactgcaacctgtttttttggtaaatgcagtggctcagttaaaagcctgaattttcagatccattttcatacaaatcttacagtgtacatgtacaagtttactgataagtattttgtaaatttgagttaaaaaaaatcgcaacaatcaatttatagattcgtatcgggattaatcggtatcaaatcgaatcgtgacctatgaatcgtgatacaaatggaatcgccaggtactaggcaattcacacacctagtatatactgtatgtacatctttcaatattttgtatgaattttatacataaaaaatagcattttagcTCAATAGCTTCCCTCTGAGATACGAGTCATTTTTATTGCAATATGAAAGCACAATGCTGACAGATTGAcacacatttcatatttttttgtttccatgtGACGAAAGTATATAAAAATGTGCTAGATTATAATGAGGCATACCTCCAGTTGCCTGTTAATGACATACtgtagcttttattttggaaaccGAATATAAAGCATTGCTTTTGACATAgcttttttttgaaaactaaaTAGATagcgttgtttttttctcttccttttgcATCTAACTGTAATTTCTGTAATAGGGCCACACAATGTTTTTGGCTCGACCCCGTGTCATAAACAACGGCTCCCGGAGCGTAGAGGCTGCTTCCCGGGAGCCCAGAGCGTATCCCCGTCGAGGCGGCTTCCCGGTAGCGAAGAGGCGGCTTTCCCGCGGCTTTCCCCACAGGCGCAGGCAGCCCGAATATCTGTCGAATATCGACTATCCAACCTAAAACTAACTTCACCGCGATGTTTTTCTACCTGTATTTTTACAACAAGAATTAGTGAAAGTCACGACAGTTTTATGTTTGAAGAATGACACTCAACTAGCTAACACTACTGTATAAATAACTGGAGGTTCCTGGTGTTTTAAATTGCAATTCTGCACCCTGCGGTGCTATTTGACATATTTCATTTCACTTAGTCTGTGTTTTCTTTGTCAGAATGGCCCAGGGAATACCAAGTGAGCTACTGATGAACACAGCCCTCATAAATGATTTAGCAGAAGTGGCAAAAGATGCAGCACTTTTACAAGGTGTCCTTATGAGAATTAAAGAATCCCCCAACTCATCAGAGGTGAGAATTGTTATCTTCTTTTTGATACCCTCTCctttttgttggtttttacCATTTAAGGGTACAGAATGTCCATACCTGTTTTTTCAGAAAAAGTACGAGTACTTACTGTACATTTGACTGGTCAACTGTATAATGCCATGACGCCTTAGCACTTgtgatgaaaatgtttatttaatcaaatatttaccTTTCGTAATCATGACATGCATCTAATTTAAATGGGACATTGTTGAGTAATTGTAACACAAGGTGTTTCGGTTTTCTGGTGTCTCAGTCAGATAACCTGAGGCATTATGTAAATTTTATACAAAGACGAAGAGGAAATATGAGACATCAAAAAATATGGTGTCTTGTAGATAGACAATTCTTCTcactacaaaataaattgagtaaaaagaaatacaagacTGTCTCTTTAGAATACCAGAAATTATAGAATTAAACTGTGACAGGGAAACTGAAGTGATGCTTCATTGCTTATTCCTCTTTTCTCAACGCGGCATACACACTGGCATTGTGACAAAAGTGTAGCTGGCTCAGAAATGGGCTGCCaccactcaactcaactcatgGGGCTCAAGCAGAGTTCAATAtctacaaaatattttacagaTCATAATTTATGGTTGGCTAACAAAGTGTTGTTATCCATGTTTACGTCAAAGTACTAATGCGCTacatcagtggtccccaaccaccgggccgcggcccTGTACCaggccgtgggcacctttggaccaggccgcacagttgaaagaataaaaaaaacgtactatACTTCTGGTTAATTGATCAGccaaggcttaaaaatattttattttgaaaagtgaccagattctctctgtttacgacggactcttgacacatgtcaagatgctaatcatctcagtcgcgttttgttacctttgttatggtagtgggcttgcgtttgttgtcgtagccttttattaatcagccgacgaacagccaagcagggttgccggtccgccaaagttgtggacatgtatgaaccggtccgtggtgaaaaaaagatTGGGATCCACTGCTCCACATGACTGATTTCGCTGCTATGCCACCTGCCTGGAAGTTAAAAATGGCAAAGAGTTATCTTATAGTATTCTCTTATGTAAGAGTACAGACATATACCACTGATACCTGTATCCGTATTGGTATATTcatactagttt
This window harbors:
- the LOC144035043 gene encoding U8 snoRNA-decapping enzyme; amino-acid sequence: MANGQLSRAEALACSDCRHACHAMLYSDTKSLLFGKIPIKHIILMQMRFDGLLGFPGGFVNPSKESLEAGLCRELQEELGVALSISEDDHLDARHAPGTASCPRLITHFYAKKLEEEQIKEVEQAAVSTARDHGQEVLGMVRVPLYTTKSGGGLSSFLSHAFIANARTQLIDTLLRLQLLGPEHLHKALRHSLKTHAQGAVDLQAAITLTKAIRDQS